ccactaaggatggagcctgacatggggcttaatccaaaggcccatgagatcatgacctgagccgaaaccaagaactgggtacttaaccaactgagccacccaggcatccctaaactgttttcttaagtaggttccatgcccagcatggagcctaatggggggcctgaactcatgaccctgagatcaagatcagagctgagatcaagagtcaggaacccaactgaatgagccacccaggtgcctcaaaacatttttaactcTAGGAAGGCCAAAAAGAACTTATAGATGGGCCAAATTTGTCCTATCAACCACTGCTTTAAAGTCTTGAGAAAGAACTATTTAGAATAGAGCTTTTTTAATGGAATAGTAGTATCCCAGATGTTAGCAAAGATGGTTTATGATTCAACAGCCTGACTCCCCCACTTTTTATTGTGTCTACCCTTTGAATTTCTATACATGATAGGATTCTAATGTGCTTATACTGATGGTTTCCATAACCAGTTCTCCACCACTCCAAATGTCATTGTTACAATTACATGGTCATACCTGTGTGGCATTCATGACTCTTGAGTACTCTGTGATTTGGAAGCTCAATATAGAGTGAAAATTACAGACTCAGTCTAACAATAGCCTTCACAGGGTGATATTATGAGCTCTAACAACATAAAATGTCCTTACTGAAAGTTCTACTTAGAAGTGTAAAGAGTACATTTCTCTCGTGTTCTGTTTGCATGGCTTTCCTAACACTATAGACTACTATGTCTACACCTGACAATTAGATTGAATGAAGGTGGAAAAACTGACTTCTTGGCTTAAAATTCTCCACCGTGAAGGAAAGATGAGGAAGGATAATAAATTTTCATTAGTTATTCAAAATCAGCCTGGAAATGCCAGCAGGGACAGCCAGATTCCCTTGAAGCCATATGCCTCAGGCTAAGTggattttctgaatatatttttattttttaccttacaGAAAATGCTCCTGTCTTTTCCAAACCAGACCATTTCCAGTTCCTGGTTGCTCTCATCTGGCCTTTTGTCACTCTCATTAGAATTGTTGAGGACTGCAAGTGCTACTGGCCCACGGGCAACGCATAAGGGAGTGCAGAGAACCAGCCAGAGTGAGCTGGACCACTCTCCTCAGCAGTCCCTCATCAGCCTTGATCTAGGAATGGGATCACTTTAAATTGACTCCCTATGTGACAGTGGTGGCCTTGTGGTTCAGTGGTCAGCTATAGaaggaaatcaaataaaaatgaaggaaaatatgaatatgCCTAAAACAGCAGGTTTCCTCTTTTGGTTTAATTCAGTTACAAAGGGTCAAACAACATTGTCTAGTTCTTGAAGCATGATGATggtataaaattacaaaaatatgttttcagtgGTCTGAATGAGTTGAGGATTCAATGTTAAGCactatattattttctaagatgctattaaataattcatttgagTTTATATTTATTGCAATACTGAGGTCATGTGCAGCTTGAATAGCATAGATTTTTATTACTTACATTCTGAGGGTGGTTGTATCAGTTAGGAGATAGAACCCATACCAATTATTTAATTACAATTTCATATGAAGAGTTGTTAACCAGGAAAGAAGTTGTTACGTACGTAGTAACTAGCAGGGTAAAAAGAGAACATAACTATATGAGGGAGGCAGCAGATACCATTCCTAGGGCTGAAGTATCAAAGGGAAGAGGTTTGGATTATCAAAACCTAGAAACTTTGGAGAAGTGCTTTATGGAGTTGAAAATCAAATCTTCAaggaagagacagacacagactgGCTGATGATGTTGtttggagagggaaagggaatgaATCTTGTTTGGAAGTGTTGGAAACACTGTAAACTGGTTTCAGGGACTCCCAGAGGAAGCCACTCCTGTCAGGATGAAGAAGTGTTGCTGGGGTTGATGTTCATAGGAACCACAAGCAGACAGGAAACCTTTAAAAAGTAGCAAGAcgaggtgcacctgggtggctcccttggttaagtgtctgcctttggctcagctcagaatcgcagggtcctgggatggagcccagagttaagattcctgctcagcggggagtctgcttctccttctccctctgcccctcccccaaccgcATCCCTACCCCTGCTcctgtactttctctctctcaaataagtaaataaataaaatctttaaagaaggaaaaggagcaaGGCTTCTCTTTCTGATCCAATCTTGTATCCTCCTTCCTTACCACAGTTTGCAGAGAGAGCCTCCTGGCAAAGCAGAAGTGAAGCATCTGGAATTCCAGAACATCACAAAACTGAATACAGAAAACAGCATTTGGAATACACAGACACTGTTAATAATTGTAACAACAATGATGCCTTCTTGTTCTTTCAAaagcatatggaaaaaaataagtttttattttcctgaagcaAAGCATGTCATTTGAATTTGTTcccaaaaaaaagaattctaggaaAGGAAGATTGTGAATCAATGTGTTAAGGACCATTGCTTCATGTTTAGTTTCaacttatttctgatttttagaaaaaactatatatttaataagtCATTTTTTACCTCAAACATgcactctttcaaaaaaaattcactcaTCAAAAAAGAAGATCCTGATGCTTGAAATATCActgttaaaattcattttgtgcTAAGCCAGTGGCAGCTATTAAAATACAACTGCATCTCATTAGAACTAGGCCTTACAGATAGGTTTCATGCAAGGAAAAGCCTCCTTGAAAGTGGCTAAAATacaattagatatttatttatcttatgtAAATAAAGGCCAAGTGTGACACTTGAGAGCCTGTATGGTGACTTCACCTTTTTTAGGGACTCAAGTCCATCTAAATTTCTGCTCCATCACATTAGGGGTCACATGAATATAGTCTGGTCCATGATGGCTGCTAAAGCTCCAGCTGTCACATCCATCCATCACATCCAGCTTTAAACATCAGTatcaaggaagggaagaggaacagGTTGCAGACATGTCTTACACAGTCCTGCAAAGAGGACTGGCATGAGAAATCATGTGCCTACCTAAAAATTGGGGCTCTCTTAATTTGAGGAAGTTGGGCAGAATAACTACTGGTGGGGGGAACTAGTTGTCTCTGCCAGATGCTGGGAGGGATATTACCTCATCAATCGTAAGGCTTGGTGCAAGAAAGTCTATCAGCTCCTTTTTGAAAGCGAGATTTCAAAAGTAAGGAAGACTGGCTGGCAAGCATATGAGGACTCCAGGCGGGGGAGAATGGAGCCTGCTGGATGGGGTGGATAGAGGATATTAAAGACAAACcttctgtattttataattttcctcagAGCCAGCATCTCcatctttcttatttattcatttgtccatttAAAGACTTTGGATGCTATACTAACAGGGAAGGGGTCATATATCACTTCTATCTATTTTGTTTCAaaagactaaattttttttaagatttaatccTTTGGTTGTGCTCTGTCCCCCTACCCCTTTTTATAGGGAAACACCTTCTCATGCCAACATGGGTTTGGATTTCCATGGTTATTATATTCATCTTTTGAGTGTCTTTTCCTTCTCATGAACCCCAAAGGGCatggaaaaaaaaggcatcataTTGATAAAATGTGATGCCTTCTAAGACATTCTTTAAACATCCTTTGTGCAAATATCGTCAAAATGAATAATTCAGACCAATTGGAGTGAATGTTTCTCCACGGTTGCTTGGGGTAAAGCTGACTGGCTTTGCAAAGTAGTTCTCTTTATAAGCTTGCAACGTTGCTTTATGATGTGTCTGCGTGGCAAGCCAATTTCTTAAGTGATTTAACTATATGTATTTCGTATTTTCCAGTAGTTTTGCTTATAGAATTAACCTATAGGAGAGAGCTGCTTAGGCCTTGTCAGAATTGTTGGTGGAAAGAAACATGGTAAGGCTCTCCATGAGACACTGCAGTTCCCCAAAATTTCACTTCTTCCAGGTATTTCACCTTTCATCTTTTGATAGCTTTAAGCAACTTCAGGAGAACattgaaggaggaaaaagacGGTAGAAAAAAGGATGAAGTTACAATTAGGAATATGATGACACTCTCATGTTTGCTGCAGAGAAAGTATCTACAGCACAAAAATGCCTGTGTGCATGAAGATCCATCCCTAATCAAAATGGTGAAGTCGGTGCAAAGGGAAGATCATCTGGCCTTTTGGAGCTGCCTTGGCTTTCACCCTGCACCCCAATTCCCCCTCGCCTGTCCCCTCTCCTGGATAGTAGTGTAGATTTCTCTCAGGTTGTTGGTGAGATCAGGAAAAGAACCCTTATTGCACATGATGCCAGAGCCACTTCCAGCAAAATAGAATGAGTCCTGTTGCTTCAGGAAAGATGCTGTCTCCAGTATTCCCAGTctgtctctcctgtctctctttccatctcagaGGCTTATCTCCTCCTGTGCCctatttccctcttccctttctcctctttcttctcaagGGCAGTGTAAAAGCTGGTGGGAACTTAGTTACCTTCAGGTGAGGCAGATGAATCATGCATTAAAACAGGGATAAAAACTAAAGAGAAGCTCTGTCAGTGGAATCTGAGGCAGAATGAATCATGGAAAGAGCTGACTGACTCTTAGAGCCAAAGAGAGTTGGAATTGGTTTTcagttttgtcatttaaaaactgACTAGTTTTTAAGTTGGGCAAGTTACGTGTCTTCTGACTCATAgtgtcttcatttataaaactgaaacaatCCTATTGGCCTTCGTTTGAGAATTAATTGAAATTGTGTACATAAAAAATTAGTACAATACCTGATACATAGTTGgggttcagtaaatattagtcCTCTTACCTGATCCTAAGGGAGATAGGAGTTGCTGAGGCAAGTTATGGGGCCTCTCCCAGTATTCTGATCAACTGggagcagtgtgtgtgtgtgtgtgtgtgtgtgtgtgtgtgtgtgtaagagaaaCTGTGATCAAGTTTAGGGGAAGTAAGATTATTTATATGCATTgatttttcctgtcttcttaagtCCTTTTGTTATCTGCAACTTCCTGGTATGAAGGAAAgtgggaaaggaaaacaaagatccTTGGTAAACAAGATGCGAAAAACAACAAAGCAGAGTGATTTGGGGTTATTTCCCTTATGTACCAATAAAAACCTAATGAAATCAGTTTACTTAATTCCTTCTGTTTTGTAGATCCACTTTCTCTTTTGGATGGTGCCAGCCAGGTGATACATTTTGTTTCTGTGAGCTTAATTTTCTGTGCTAGCTACCCTGGGGCCAATGCATTCTTTTGTCACATGTATTCATATCACTGTCTTAGGATCTGTCAAAATGAAGAATCACTTCCTCTTCTGTGCCAGAACTGATCTGATAGTCTTATTTGCAAAGATTCAGACCTTCCTCAGCACCAAAATATACAGGAACTAGGCATGGATTTTACAGCTCTTTTGTCCCTTATCAAATGTAATGCCCAGTGTTTTGAAATTATCAGCAGGCTGTCCTTGTAGTGCCCGAACTCAGGTGTCTGCTGTGGTCCACAGTCTAACCTCAGATCAGGCGCTGCTCCCTTTGTGATTGGGCGCGAGTGATACAGAGCTTCCCATCCAGACCTGAGTGTCCCTTCAGGGAATGAAGAAGGCCTTAAGACTTCTGACAATAATCTTTCTTAGGGCCTAGACAATAATCTTCACCCTGGATGAAATTCACTTATGCCTCTCCCCAAGGTAAAAACTCCCTGGCCTTCTGCCCATAACTAGATTTTATCAGCTAacctttcttgtttgtttggaaAATCATGAGCCatgtttttacaaaaattatttgaaagatagatagataatatctACTATATTATgtagtatataatataattatatgttattaaatataataatatattaataatttattattgataattaaagtaatttaaaataatacattataaatatatagcaatatatgatatataaatataaagtatatttttatatgacagATATTATCTATCTtctattttatagttatatattatataatattatgtaatatataactatacttataaatagataatatttatcCAATTGTATATTATTTGAATTATCCAATATTTAACTAGTATCTATATTCTCTAGCTGTATAGATGTAGGTACAGATAGAGATAATACAAAGAATTTAGTACAATAgctatataaaaaagtaaaagtaaaatcaagTAAAATCTGAGCATCCTCATCTCTGGGGATATCTACAGATATTTTACCAGGAATAGTATTGGCTGGGGTTGCACTCTTAGCTTTGGGGCCAAAATAAATTTATGCCCCAATTTATTCATACTCCACTCCCATAAAAAAAAGTGGATACATGGTAGGTTACATGAAGTTTACCCCCTCTGTGGGGTTTCCTGACAATCCTCATTATATTCACTATTGAATTCCTTCTGCAGGGGCTTTTAACTTTAGGCTAAGGGGCATTCATTAGGTATGGCATATTATTATAACtcgaataaaatatatattgcaacTAAAGATATTTGATTAACTATTTCAATTAAATTAGTTTCACTTGTgatagtaaaatttttattttttgcctttaaaataataGGCTTCAGAGAACTGTCAAAAGGATCATGGCACTAAAAggctaggaaacaaactgaaggttgttggaggggagggcagcagggggacaggtaactggatgatgggcattaaggagggcacgtggtgTAATAATGACCACCaagtgttatataagactgaggaatcactgtcctctacttctgaaaccaataatacattatatgttaattaattgaatttaaattaaaaaaaatttttttaaagttaagaatcCCTAAGGGAATGGAAGAAGgtctttttagggatccctgggtggctcagcggtttagctcctgcctttggcccagggcgtgatcctgaggtctcggaatcgagttccacatcaggctccctccctggagcctgcttctccctctgcctgtgtctctgcctctctctctctctctctctctctgcctgtctatcatgaataataaataaatctttaaaaaaaaaaaaaaaggaagaaggtctTTTTACATTACCTGCAGTTTTATTAATCTCATTGTCATAGTTTCTAGTTCTGTCTTCTGTGATCTTACCACCATGCCTCTGTAAGTTTATGCCGCATGTGTCTATGATATACTGTAATTGTCGATCTTTCTTTGGGCAGAACACGACTTTAAATTTTGTAATAGTGCAATTCATAGTggaaatttttttcacatttatttcaacatttgctgaaaaaaatttaTGTGCTAGTTACTATCTAGCCAAAGGGGATACTaggtcaaaaaaagaaaatgactgttCTTTATCAACTTACAAtctaaaaagtgtgtgtgtgtgtgtgtgtgtgtgtgtgtgtaataagtTCTTAATTTATGTTTCCCCCACAGATCTTGGAGGCATCTGAGGTTTAATGAGGACTTTCCAGCATTCCAGACTGCTGCCCTGCAATGAAGCTCTGAGTCATGGTCTTTGGGTCTAAGGAGTTGGCAACAATGTGGAACCCCAGGACAGCCAACCTGACTAACCTTCACTCTGAGCAGAATCCCAAAAGGAATCTGGCCTGAAATCAGAGCAAGCATAGAGAAAGACTTGCTTGTTAATGgaaacaggaaaggagaaaagggttTGCAACAAATTGCAACAGACTTTCCACCATTCTAAAGAACCCACCTTCCTTATCAACCAAGCCATTCTATGTAGTGACTCCCACTCTAGCCTTTTGCCAGAAACAGAGCATGTCAGTCTtgctagaaaaataaagacaggaccTCAGAAAATGAGACCTGGAACAGTGATACTCTCAAAACGGTCTAGTTGGAGAATTATGTCAGAAGGTCAGCCCAGCCCCCCAGTGATCCCCTCCCGCAGGCCTGGATTCCGGGTGTGCTATATCTGTGGCCGAGAATTTGGGTCACAATCAATTGCCATTCATGAACCTCAGTGCTTGGAGAAGTGGCGGATTGAAAATAGCAAATTGCCCAAGCACCTGAGAAGGCCAGAACCCTCCAAACCACAGCCTCTTGGGGGCACTGGGTCCTATAATCTTCAGGCAGTGAATGAGGCAGCATACCAAAGTTTCCAAGCTCAGCTGCTGCCCTGCGAATCCTGTGGCCGCACATTCTTGCCAGATAGCCTTCTTATTCACCAGAGAAGCTGCAAGCTAAAGGGTGATAGGCCCAGAGCACCAAACCCCACCAGTTCTGATGATCCTGCTGGTCCCAAGAAAGCTTCTAGTGGCATCCCAGCTCGACCAAAGACTCTCATCTGCTACATTTGTGGTAGGGAATTTGGCACTCTGTCCCTTCCCATTCATGAGCCCAAATGCCTGGAAAagtggaaaatagaaaatgaccGGCTCCCCAGGGAGCATCGCCGACCACTCCCACAGAAGCCCCAGCCACTTTCAACTGGACTGTCCAACCAAGAAGGGTCAACTCAAGCACAGCTGGTGCCCTGTCCAAATTGCTGCCGGACCTTTGCCCCAGACCGCCTTCCAGTACACCAGAGAAGCTGTAAAGCTCAACCTAGTGGgcaaaaaattcagaatttgacTTTAGGGAGTAAAGGTGGCCTAAAAGAGTCCACTAATTCCAAGCAACCAAGGAACATGGCAGCACCCACTGTGACTGATAAGGTAATTCATGCCACATGAGATGCATTGGGTGGACCTGGGAGTACATTCTACCTCCAAGGGATTGAGAGAAAACTATCCCCAGACTCAGCTACCTCCATCCCTAAGATGGTTTCTTTCAATGCCAAATGTCTGCCTCATTGCAGCCTATCCAAGTTGACCCCTGTTGGGCCCTATATCTCTGTTGACAAAGTAGATATAAGAACATCCTTGCCTGGTAGGTTTATTGCCATCTTCTACTCTGCTGTCTAAAAGAGAGATGGAAGTCTTTCTTCCCTGATTCCTCATACCAATAATCCTTGGGAGAGACTGTTATTTGAAAATGAGTCATTAATGCTGTGTCTACATTGCAGAGATATAATTCCCATTCCAACAGCCAATATTTATTACCAGTTTATTTTAGTCATCTACCTTAGGAATTCATTTTTGGCAACACCACGTTATGCTGAGTTTATCTTACTAAAATAGAATCTATGTCAAAAACCCCAAATGACTTTATCAACAATTAAGCAGTGGAGCACTTACAGAAATAGATGTGCTCTTCAGATACAGCATGTTTTCTTTTAACACTTCCATGATTATGATATGTGGGAGATTAGCCCCAGGGCATACTCCAAAGCAAAGACGTGCGGATTCATGGTTTTGGGCAGCACTCAGAACTGTTGCTCTGTGCCCTGCGTTTGGTTTGGACCCGAGGCGCTGCTCCCCACTTGGGCACCTGGGAATAAGCATGACTCCATGGGTCTCCAACTGGTATGGTGAAGTATTGTT
This portion of the Canis lupus dingo isolate Sandy chromosome 11, ASM325472v2, whole genome shotgun sequence genome encodes:
- the LOC112649994 gene encoding zinc finger protein 474-like isoform X3 — encoded protein: METGKEKRVCNKLQQTFHHSKEPTFLINQAILCSDSHSSLLPETEHVSLARKIKTGPQKMRPGTVILSKRSSWRIMSEGQPSPPVIPSRRPGFRVCYICGREFGSQSIAIHEPQCLEKWRIENSKLPKHLRRPEPSKPQPLGGTGSYNLQAVNEAAYQSFQAQLLPCESCGRTFLPDSLLIHQRSCKLKGDRPRAPNPTSSDDPAGPKKASSGIPARPKTLICYICGREFGTLSLPIHEPKCLEKWKIENDRLPREHRRPLPQKPQPLSTGLSNQEGSTQAQLVPCPNCCRTFAPDRLPVHQRSCKAQPSGQKIQNLTLGSKGGLKESTNSKQPRNMAAPTVTDKGTEPRDDNHRLEEVKDKASENVEEWIV
- the LOC112649994 gene encoding zinc finger protein 474-like isoform X5 produces the protein METGKEKRVCNKLQQTFHHSKEPTFLINQAILCSDSHSSLLPETEHVSLARKIKTGPQKMRPGTVILSKRSSWRIMSEGQPSPPVIPSRRPGFRVCYICGREFGSQSIAIHEPQCLEKWRIENSKLPKHLRRPEPSKPQPLGGTGSYNLQAVNEAAYQSFQAQLLPCESCGRTFLPDSLLIHQRSCKLKGDRPRAPNPTSSDDPAGPKKASSGIPARPKTLICYICGREFGTLSLPIHEPKCLEKWKIENDRLPREHRRPLPQKPQPLSTGLSNQEGSTQAQLVPCPNCCRTFAPDRLPVHQRSCKAQPSGQKIQNLTLGSKGGLKESTNSKQPRNMAAPTVTDKAEHGVFPLSHDC
- the LOC112649994 gene encoding zinc finger protein 474-like isoform X2, yielding METGKEKRVCNKLQQTFHHSKEPTFLINQAILCSDSHSSLLPETEHVSLARKIKTGPQKMRPGTVILSKRSSWRIMSEGQPSPPVIPSRRPGFRVCYICGREFGSQSIAIHEPQCLEKWRIENSKLPKHLRRPEPSKPQPLGGTGSYNLQAVNEAAYQSFQAQLLPCESCGRTFLPDSLLIHQRSCKLKGDRPRAPNPTSSDDPAGPKKASSGIPARPKTLICYICGREFGTLSLPIHEPKCLEKWKIENDRLPREHRRPLPQKPQPLSTGLSNQEGSTQAQLVPCPNCCRTFAPDRLPVHQRSCKAQPSGQKIQNLTLGSKGGLKESTNSKQPRNMAAPTVTDKNQSSQNSLSLLLRELSQEMITIGWRKSRTRPAKM
- the LOC112649994 gene encoding zinc finger protein 474-like isoform X1, whose product is METGKEKRVCNKLQQTFHHSKEPTFLINQAILCSDSHSSLLPETEHVSLARKIKTGPQKMRPGTVILSKRSSWRIMSEGQPSPPVIPSRRPGFRVCYICGREFGSQSIAIHEPQCLEKWRIENSKLPKHLRRPEPSKPQPLGGTGSYNLQAVNEAAYQSFQAQLLPCESCGRTFLPDSLLIHQRSCKLKGDRPRAPNPTSSDDPAGPKKASSGIPARPKTLICYICGREFGTLSLPIHEPKCLEKWKIENDRLPREHRRPLPQKPQPLSTGLSNQEGSTQAQLVPCPNCCRTFAPDRLPVHQRSCKAQPSGQKIQNLTLGSKGGLKESTNSKQPRNMAAPTVTDKPTMIRRPPTVVCYICGREYGTKSIAIHEPQCLKKWHNENNLLPKELRRSEPKKPEVRTITAKGFYDLDALNEAAWTSALSQLVPCNICGRTFLPDRLIVHQRSCKPKVAK
- the LOC112649994 gene encoding zinc finger protein 474-like isoform X4, translating into METGKEKRVCNKLQQTFHHSKEPTFLINQAILCSDSHSSLLPETEHVSLARKIKTGPQKMRPGTVILSKRSSWRIMSEGQPSPPVIPSRRPGFRVCYICGREFGSQSIAIHEPQCLEKWRIENSKLPKHLRRPEPSKPQPLGGTGSYNLQAVNEAAYQSFQAQLLPCESCGRTFLPDSLLIHQRSCKLKGDRPRAPNPTSSDDPAGPKKASSGIPARPKTLICYICGREFGTLSLPIHEPKCLEKWKIENDRLPREHRRPLPQKPQPLSTGLSNQEGSTQAQLVPCPNCCRTFAPDRLPVHQRSCKAQPSGQKIQNLTLGSKGGLKESTNSKQPRNMAAPTVTDKCYLHTYWKRSFHSTEVLCSSA